One stretch of Falco naumanni isolate bFalNau1 chromosome 7, bFalNau1.pat, whole genome shotgun sequence DNA includes these proteins:
- the LOC121090880 gene encoding methylthioribulose-1-phosphate dehydratase, giving the protein MCTQGKLISYLWQLCNFKRAGAVIHTHSKAAVMATLLYPGSEFIITHQEMIKGIQKCTSGGYYRYDDTLVVPIIENTPEEKDLKERMACALEKYPDSCAVLVRRHGVYVWGETWEKAKTMCECYDYLFDIAVQMKLHGLDPSKHPAGENGIL; this is encoded by the exons ATGTGTACCCAAGGAAAACTCATTTCATATCTTTGGCAACTCTGcaactttaaaa GGGCAGGTGCAGTGATCCATACTCATTCCAAGGCTGCTGTTATGGCTACCCTTCTTTACCCAGGGAGTGAGTTCATTATTACCCATCAGGAGATGATAAAAGGAATCCAGAAGTGTACTTCAGGAGGCTATTACCG atatGATGATACGCTAGTGGTTCCCATTATTGAGAATACACCAGAAGAGAAGGATCTCAAGGAAAGAATGGCATGTGCTCTGGAAAAATATCCAGACTCTTGTGCTGTATTGGTTAGACGTCATGGAGTTTACGTGTGGGGAGAAACATgggaaaaagccaaaacaat GTGTGAATGTTATGATTACTTGTTTGACATCGCAGTGCAGATGAAGCTGCATGGGCTAGATCCTTCAAAACATCCAGCAGGAGAAAACGGGATCTTGTAA